A DNA window from Bos mutus isolate GX-2022 chromosome 11, NWIPB_WYAK_1.1, whole genome shotgun sequence contains the following coding sequences:
- the NOTO gene encoding homeobox protein notochord has protein sequence MPSPGPRGCRPLPLSGAGVQPQRSSRSPRPASPALPRGSANPGPARAPGRLASSFSVEAILARPDPRAPTTSPLSVSAGAHGDLWNVPSRPPAQALPGACPPTWLPACLSAGLHQPRPQPPALRPLASHFCGLQGLSVTGLELVHCLGLWDPRDWAQAQDLQDTERSPKRIRTMFNLEQLEELEKVFAKQHNIVGKKRAQLAAQLNLTENQVRVWFQNRRVKYQKQQRLKLPAASAMAASPDEPSSSSDTSIQREDAESGMDS, from the exons ATGCCCAGCCCCGGGCCGCGGGGCTGCCGGCCGCTCCCTCTTTCGGgcgccggggtccagccccagcgcTCCAGCCGCTCTCCCCGGCCCGCGTCCCCCGCTCTGCCTCGCGGTTCTGCAAATCCAGGCCCGGCCCGCGCGCCCGGACGCCTCGCGTCCTCCTTTTCCGTTGAGGCCATCCTAGCCAGACCTGACCCCCGCGCGCCTACCACCTCCCCGCTGTCAGTCTCCGCTGGCGCCCACGGGGACCTCTGGAACGTGCCCTCCAGGCCTCCCGCCCAGGCTCTGCCCGGGGCGTGCCCGCCGACGTGGCTGCCCGCCTGCCTGAGCGCGGGGCTGCACCAGCCGCGCCCCCAGCCCCCTGCGCTGCGGCCCCTCGCCTCCCACTTCTGCGGCCTCCAGGGTCTCAGCGTCACAG GCTTGGAGCTGGTTCACTGCCTAGGCCTCTGGGATCCCCGAGACTGGGCCCAAGCTCAGGACCTTCAGGACACTGAGAGATCCCCAAAGAGGATTCGAACCATGTTTAACTTGGAGCAGCTGGAAGAATTGGAGAAAGTGTTTGCAAAACAGCACAATATAGTGGGGAAGAAGAGAGCCCAGCTGGCAGCCCAGCTCAACCTTACAGAGAACCAG GTGAGGGTCTGGTTCCAAAACCGAAGGGTCAAATATCAAAAGCAGCAAAGGCTGAAACTGCCAGCTGCATCTGCCATGGCTGCCTCTCCAGACGAGCCCTCCAGCAGCTCTGACACCAGCATCCAGAGAGAAGATGCGGAGTCAGGAATGGACAGCTGA